The Achromobacter pestifer genome includes a region encoding these proteins:
- a CDS encoding M20 aminoacylase family protein: MYARSPLESIRLFHDELTALRRDLHAHPELGFEEVRTSGIVAGALEALGIEVHRGIGKTGVVGVIRGKRCDSGRMIGLRADMDALPMTEDNDFAHKSTKSGLMHGCGHDGHTAVLIGAAKYLSQTRNFDGTAVLIFQPAEEGRGGARAMLEDGLFDTFPCDAIYALHNWPGLKPGTIGINPGPMMAAADRFEILITGRGGHGAHPYQTIDPVTIAGQIITALQTIVSRNVNPLDSAVVSIGSLQAGHPGAMSVIPREARMVGTVRTFRKSVQEMVETRMRELVSAIAGAFGGTAEVTYERIYPATLNTPQHANLVADIATEMIGKENVVRDLTPSMGSEDFSFMLQNKPGAYFRLGQGGADSGCVLHNSHFDFNDAVIPLGSAMFSALAERGMPLAD; the protein is encoded by the coding sequence ATGTACGCACGATCTCCTTTGGAATCAATTCGCCTCTTTCATGACGAATTGACGGCGCTGCGGCGCGATTTGCATGCGCATCCCGAGTTGGGCTTCGAGGAAGTCCGGACCTCCGGGATCGTGGCGGGCGCGCTGGAGGCGCTGGGGATCGAGGTGCATCGCGGTATCGGCAAGACCGGCGTGGTGGGCGTCATCCGCGGCAAACGCTGCGACAGCGGCCGCATGATAGGCCTGCGCGCCGACATGGACGCATTGCCGATGACCGAAGACAACGACTTCGCGCACAAATCGACCAAGTCCGGCTTGATGCACGGTTGCGGCCACGACGGGCATACCGCGGTGTTGATCGGCGCGGCCAAGTATCTGTCGCAGACACGCAATTTCGACGGCACCGCGGTGCTGATCTTCCAGCCTGCGGAAGAAGGGCGCGGCGGCGCGCGCGCGATGCTGGAGGACGGCCTGTTCGATACCTTTCCGTGCGACGCGATTTACGCACTGCATAACTGGCCGGGCCTGAAGCCGGGCACGATAGGCATCAATCCTGGGCCGATGATGGCCGCGGCGGACCGCTTCGAGATCCTGATCACCGGACGCGGCGGCCATGGCGCGCATCCCTATCAGACCATTGATCCCGTCACGATCGCAGGACAGATCATCACGGCGTTGCAGACCATCGTGTCGCGCAACGTCAATCCGCTGGATTCGGCGGTGGTGTCCATTGGATCGCTGCAGGCCGGGCATCCAGGCGCCATGAGCGTGATTCCGCGCGAAGCCAGGATGGTGGGCACGGTGCGTACCTTCCGCAAATCCGTTCAGGAAATGGTGGAGACCCGCATGCGCGAGCTGGTGTCCGCGATCGCGGGCGCCTTCGGCGGCACCGCCGAAGTGACCTACGAACGGATCTACCCCGCGACCTTGAACACGCCGCAGCATGCCAATCTGGTGGCTGACATCGCCACCGAGATGATAGGCAAGGAGAACGTCGTGCGCGATCTGACTCCGTCGATGGGCTCCGAGGATTTCTCTTTCATGTTGCAGAACAAGCCTGGCGCATACTTCCGGCTTGGTCAGGGCGGAGCCGATTCCGGCTGCGTGCTGCACAACTCGCATTTCGATTTCAACGATGCCGTCATCCCCTTGGGCAGCGCGATGTTCAGTGCGCTGGCCGAACGGGGCATGCCGCTGGCAGATTAA
- a CDS encoding SWIB/MDM2 domain-containing protein, whose product MATTSKPATARKPNAAFMKPLTPSADLAAVIGSEAVPRTEVTKKIWEYIKKHNLQDASNKRNINADAKLRPIFGKDQVTMFELTKLVNAHLK is encoded by the coding sequence ATGGCCACAACCTCCAAACCCGCGACCGCGCGCAAGCCGAACGCTGCATTCATGAAGCCCCTGACCCCCAGCGCCGACCTGGCTGCTGTCATCGGCTCGGAAGCCGTGCCGCGTACCGAGGTCACCAAAAAGATCTGGGAATACATCAAGAAGCACAACCTGCAAGATGCCAGCAACAAGCGCAACATCAACGCCGATGCCAAGCTGCGCCCGATCTTCGGCAAAGATCAGGTCACGATGTTCGAACTGACCAAGCTGGTCAACGCACATCTGAAGTAA
- a CDS encoding DUF4870 family protein, with product MSDPQTPVPGTTLDLRTLTHVAYGLYALGFLTSGFLGIATLAAVVLMYLKRSDAAGTVYAAHFDWLLRTFWWALLWLAISGIATLIFIGWIGLAATVIWVLYRLIKGWLSLLEGTAPTTYA from the coding sequence GTGAGTGATCCCCAGACCCCCGTGCCCGGAACGACGTTAGACCTGCGCACGCTGACCCACGTGGCCTATGGCTTGTACGCCTTGGGCTTCCTGACGAGTGGATTCCTGGGCATCGCCACGCTGGCTGCCGTCGTGCTGATGTATCTGAAGCGCTCGGACGCCGCAGGCACCGTCTATGCCGCTCATTTCGACTGGCTGCTGCGTACCTTCTGGTGGGCCTTGCTGTGGCTGGCCATCAGCGGTATCGCGACGCTGATCTTCATTGGCTGGATCGGCTTGGCCGCGACCGTGATCTGGGTGCTGTATCGCTTGATCAAGGGCTGGCTGTCGCTGCTGGAAGGCACCGCGCCGACCACCTACGCCTGA